The genomic stretch tagtcaaatacaaaactaacctattCAACGAAGTCAatgttttggtcaaatgcaaaactgacCTTAAGTAGACTTCTTTGGCAGCTTACATTTCgtagacttcttttgaagtctACTTAAGAAAGTCAAAAGTGAGGTCAAATGTAAAACTAACCTCTTTTACGTAGCCGTCTTGGTAGGTCTacgtagatttttgtttttgtagtcaAAGGTAAGGATGTAGACTGCTGGGGAAGTCtgcgttacaaaaaaaagttaaaaaagtcaattgcaaaactgaCTTGTTCGTTGACAAATAGACGGAATCGTACGTCTACACATTTGTGTAGACATATAAAGCAGTCTACAATCGCGACACAGACTGAAAAAGTGGTGAAAACCATGTAAACAGTTACCTTTTGCCGGTGTGAACCTCGATTCCGACCCTTTCAGCCGTCCAAACTCATAAACTGAGCAAAAGGAAGCATCTTTGACGATTTACTAATGAAGAAActcgaaaatatgaaatttgtgagatgaaaatgaaagttgtgAGAGTTTTTTAGATAGAAATGTAGAGGAAATGAAAGATTTGTTGAGTTAGAGAAGAGAAAAAGTGATTAAAATTGAGTTATTGAGCTTTTATGAGCTCAAACATGGTGGTTCAATGGTGGTTGCAAAATTGAAGATGATGGCATTAttgtaaataagaaaagatGCTTAGGGTGTAAGTGGGTTTTACTCATTttcgattttattaaaaaaaaaaaaaataatggcagttttgtaaatatttcgaAAACATAAGGAtagtttgaaaaattcattgaTGAAtagtaatgagaaaaaaaaagggttggttttgcaattgactttaaTTCTTAGGTTAGTTGTGATAAAAGCCCATTTTTaaaaggggtgcaacaagagGAGGGGGGGGGGGACTTTTCCTATGCGCAAAACTGCGTCTCTTCTTCCTTTGAAGTCTCAGTAACTTTCATCTCCTTAATAATCTGAACCATTTGGCTAAATGTCTACCTCTTCTTCATCCTTTATCTCCAAGTTTGATGTCTTCCTAAATTTCAGCGCAGAAGAAGACACGAGCAAAGCTTTTGTAACAGATCTTTACCGTTCGTTATCAGCAAAAGGCATTCCAACTTACTACAAAGATGACAAGCTAGAAGAGGGAGTCTCATCTTCGGGTTCTGACCTAAGCAAATGTATTAGAGATTCAAAACTAGTCGTTGTGGTGGTCTCGGAAACCTATCCTACCTCTGTATCGTGCCTGAACGAGCTCCAAACAATACTAAACTTGCACGACGAAAGTCAGCTCTCGGTCCTAGTCATCTTCTATGGAGTGGAAACTTTGAATATAAGAAAACAGACTGGAGAATACGCAGAACCTTTCCGAAAACTTGGTGAAGAGTATTCAGTTGAGAAGGTTCAATCATGGAGGAGGGCTCTTACCAAACTCGCCGGTATATCCGGCTTGGATTCACGCTTTTGGTaactgtttttttaatattagaatCCAATGTTAGACCTTTATTAATTAACACTTTCTGAGCGATTGTGAGAACAACATCCATATGGTAGCTCAATATTCTGATGATTATGATACCATGTCAAATTTTGAGCCtatcatatatataacttaGCTTCTAGTTCAAAAATTGGCAACAAATTGATTTCTGGTTCTTCTTAAATATAAATGAGTTCATTTCTTCAACTATTGATGTGAGATTTTGGTTCACTTATATAGTATCCTATAACCTTTGTTTTAAGGTATTTTTCCTATTATTCCATCACAGGACCAAAGAAGCAGAGATAGTCAATCTGATTACAAATGAAATATCACTTGTGATTTCACATAAGCCGATCTGTCCATCAATATTCAAAGCGGATGGACCTGTCGCAATGGATCGTCATATGCATGCATTATATGAGTTGCTGGACGTAAACTCCAACAAGGAAGTCCGCATGGTAGGGATATGGGGTCCAGGAGGCGTTGGCAAGACGACGCTAGCGAAATTCGCGTACGAAGAAATGTCTGTCAATTTCCATGTCCATATGTTTGTAGACAACTCTGAAAAGAACTATCACCAAGATCATCAAGAAATTCAAGAAGAAACTCAGATTGATATCATCAAATCAGCGCTTGGACAGCGAAAAGGTCTGCTTGTTGTTGATAGTGTGGATAACCTCCAACAGTTAAAGGACATAGCAGAGATCGTTGGTTGGTTTGGTTCAGGGAGCAGAGTCATCTTTATTACACAGGAAAAAAATCTGTTAGATGAAATTGGTGTGGAGCATGTCTACGAACTCCAAGCTCTAAGATACGACGAAGCTCTGCAACTGTTCTCCCGATATGCTTTCAAACAGCAATACCCTCCAACTAGTTTTGAATCACTCGCTCTTCGTGCTGTCCAGGTTGCCAGTTTCCTTCCCCTAACTCTTCAAATCCTCGGTTCGTCTTTACATGGCAAGGATGAAAGGACTtgggaggaagagctgcaaaagCTAGAAGGAGACCAAGAGAAAACTATAGCGGAAGTAATGAAGAAAAGCTACGCAAAAGCAAATGAGGAGTAGGTAAATCAAATGGGTTTATGCGTTGTCATGATGTATGGTTTCACATGTTTAATTATGAACTGGtctctttttaatttgtatGCAACTTTCTTGTCATATTTTTTAGCATAGCTAATGAAAGCACACAAATGCAAAACTTGTTGATCTGTAACGGACCGTACCGAAAACAAACCGTTCTTAAATCAACCGAATTTAACTGAACAAGTGAACGACTAATGATTCGGTTTGATATAACCGGACCCAGCCTAAACCGTTACATACCGAACGTCAGTCTTCGTTAATCATTCGAATTCCACAGGCTCTTAGTATATCGGCGGGTGGGAACCGAAACTCATCTGGAATCTGAAGATGGGACTCGACTCGCAACTCTTCAATCCTTTCGCTGTTCACGCTACTCGCCGCGACGTGGATGATAACCAGGTGATGTGATCGAACTGTCTCTTCCTCCTCAATCTCCGATGCGCGATAGAGATTAGGTCTCAGGTTTATCCGGATcacttcatcatcttcttcgcaGCTCCAATCATAACTAAACGCCGGGAATTTGAGATAGAAGGACCTCTCGAAAGAAACCACGATGCAGGCAGCGAAACCTAGAGACCTAATCGGTGATAGTCTGATCGTCGTATATCTTCTCGATGATTGATTCTCAAAATATCTGGGGATTCTAGCTCCGGGTAAGCAGATAGATCGTTGCATGGAGATGACCTCTTCGGTATCTTCTCCGTTAATGTTTAGAAACTGAGTAATGAGTTGCTCATCTTGTTGCAGATTGAAGCAATGGCTAAGATCGAGGTGTTTGATTGAATGATCTGGAGAGAGGATCACATTCTCCAGGGAGTCGCATCCGTGTGCGTAGAGATGCTCGAGGCTCTGTGGGAGATCATCTACTGATTTAAGTTGCTTGCAGTTGTTGAGGCAGAGTGTTCCCAGAGATGTAAGCTCTGTGATGCTTTCAGGGATTGCATCAAAGTCGTTGCTGCTGAGGTTTAGATATGTTAATCTAGTGAAATGACTAAGCTGATGTGAAAACGATTGAAATTTCCTGCAGTTGTCTAGCTCAAGCTCCAGCAAACTGTATCTGCTTACTTCTTGAATTGAATGTGGAGGTTCCAGTAGTGATTCGAGGCTGGAACAGCCGGAGAGGTTGAGACTCTGCAGCTCTGTTAGCGCCGGTAATGCCTCGAGTTTGACGCAGTTGGAGAGCCTGGCGTGTTTCAACTTAGAGAGGTTCTTCGTTGATGTTGGTAAATTGATGAAATCGTTTCCGCTGAGGTCTAGTTTCTCTAGTGAATGCAGTTGACCAATGTCTTCTGGGATTATCTGGATGTTTAAGTTGATTAGGTTCAACTCTGTCAAGCAAGGGAAACCTGAGAAGCTAATGCAACTGAAGGGTGCATTATCCTCGGTGTAGCTAAACCGCCTGATGCTAAGCGAATCGAAGTCATGGAAGCTTGAGATTGTCGGTGATTGGTCCTTTGGCGTCAATACCAATTCATCAGGGACTTGTTTCTCTGATTTAAAAGAGAGGTGTTCTGCGTTACCCTTGAGATGCCTTAACTCGATGTTTATTATCCCCTCTATGGACATGTTTGCAAGAGAAGTTAGTGGCTTTACTGCTCCGGGAAGCGTCAATATGATTTGCGGGCGTTGCCTGAGTCTGCTTGATTCTGGAAGGACTGTCGTTTCTGATATATAGGTTTGAAGATTCATTAAGCCGTCACACTGTGATAAATCAAGTTTTCGTAGGCAAGATAAGAGACCAATGGACTCCGGAATTTGCCTCAGTCTTGTGCAGCCTTTCATTATCAACTCCTCTAGTGACGTGGCCCTTGAAAGATCTGGAATTTCGGTCAGATTCTTTGAGCCAGTAACATCTAGTCTCTTCAATTTGCCAAGTCCCTGAGaatataagaagaaaaagacaaatCAGTGAgagtttttaatatatcttgAAACCTTTTGATTGCTTTATCAGTCTCAACAACAACACACTACACTAGCTTACCAGGATTCCATCCCAGAGCCGCACGAGATTGCTGTAACGCAGATTAAGGTCAATGAGACTAAAAGGATAGTAATCAGAAGGCAGAGTCGTCATTGGATAAGCATCCCAGTGTAGTAATCTGAGTGTTTTGGGAAGATTATCAGTGCCTGGAAAGAACTTTAACGTGGACTCTATATCATTCAAATGGGTGAAGGCCTTGAAGTATTTGAGATTGTTGATTGCATTAAGAATGCCACCGTCAATAAACACCATGCGAGGCATATCACACATGTGTAGTGATACACCTTCAGTTGTTGCTATACCCTGAGATGAGATTCACCAGAGTCACTTGACAGTAAGACAATGTAAGCACATGCACAAAGATGATAGATTGATCTTATAGTTTTGAGAGAAACTTACTGTGGTGTTTTGCAGCACAGAAACAATGTCCTCGGGTTCCCACAAGATTCTTTGCCTCCAAAGCTTGGACTTGGATTCTTGGAGCACAATTTCCCTCCCCGCTTGCTCTACCAAGCCATGCATTGTGATGCATCCATCAGGTGATATATCGATGAGGGACTTCTCTTTTAAACCTTTGATCCGTGTGCCACCATGATCAAATAGCGTAGCTACACGATGGAAATTGTCTCCGTTGAAGAGACATGCAAGGTGAAGGAACACAGCCTGGTCTCGCTTGTCTAAACTTTCATAGCTAGTTTTCACAATTTCCATGATACTTTGGGGAGGGAATTTTTCAAGAATATCCAGTGCACTTTCCCACGCCTCTGTAGAGGTCTTTTGACGGAGATATGTGCCGAAAACATCTAGCGCTGAAGGAAGCCCTTGAGCAAGCTTAGAAGCACGGATTGACAGTTGTTCGTAGACATCAGAAGGAGGTCGTCCTCCGTCAAAAGCAACTTGTTTGAAGACTCGGATCGAATCTTCATGTCCCAGAAGGTTAACATGGTTTACAAATCTCAGCTCATAGAAGTTGAGCAAGCTCAAATCTCGTGTAGTTATAATGATTCGGCTCCCTGGTCCAAACCAGCTACTCTCTTTTGCCAGAGCACGAAGCTGTTCCACGTTGTCCACATCGTCAAGGACAAGGAGAACTTTGAGTTTCTTAAGTTTTGACATGATAAGAGTGCATCCCTTCTCCTTATCCGAGATGCTTGCTTGCTTTTTTCCCAGGATCTTAGAAAGAAGCTCTCTTTGTAAACCGGGGAGGCCATTCTTTCCAGCATTTCTAACGTTCTCTATGAAGCAAAAGCGACGGCCAAACCGAGGTGAGTATTTGTTATAGAGACACTTGGCAATTGTGGTTTTGCCTATGCCTCCCATTCCCCAAAGTCCTATCATCCGAACCTCATTCGTTGTCGAGTCCATATCCAACAGAGGTTCGATTTGTTCCATGTGGGCGTCCATTCCAAAAGTATCACTCATCTCTAGTGGCTGCATTGAGGCTAGCTCTCTTGCAATGTGCTCAACAATATCGTCAACCATTGTGGCCTCGTCCTTGCTAACATGGAAgacaaaacacacataaaaacAGAGAAGCATTTTGCTTTGGATAGGTTGAACTTCTACAAGGGAAGAATATAGACTGATGAAGCAAAGATAATTGCTGCTGGTATTTGAGTTAAAATTCGTTTGTAAACTATGTTAGTAACTAAGTAAAGATGCAATATGAAAGATAAGAATGCATAAAGAAGGTGGAACACCATGTTCAATGCAGGTACCAACTACCAAAGAAGAACTAAGAAGGAGGTTGCCGATACATTTCACCAAATGAGAGGTTATATTCACCTACTAACAACTTATCCTACATCATTTTGTCTTTATATAACCTTTATGTTCGTACTTTGTCACTGAGAAATGGAAAACTCACCAGACTCTAGAATCCTTGCCTGATATTTTTCCTACTCGGGTGAGGGCTTTTCTCCATTTCCGAACATGTGCTGCCATTGTTCTTTCCCTGCTGGAAAAAAATCGCATAACCGTCGAGTAGGGATGTTATAACGGGCCTGCCGCCCGCGGGTTTAGCGGGCTTAGtataaaaaatttgaacccGTGACCCGTCCGGTAGTTTTCTAAACTAAATGGGTACGTACAGGGTTAGCCCGTTGAAACCCTTTATGTAAATGGGCGCGCCCGCGAAATAAACGGGTACCctttaatttctcttttttttcgtAAATAAACTAAACGATATCGTTTCCGAAgggttttcttctctattctctaGTTGTCGACGTTTCTTCTTTAGTTCTCTTTTCAATCTCatctgaaacaaaagaaacgcGAGAAGCATCTGACTACGAAACGAGGTAAGGATCTGATTATAGTATAGGTTATTTCAATATGTGATTGATTCGTCTTGGCTTCGTTTCTTCAATCTGTGATTTTATATTCTGGGTCATATGATTTCAGATTCAGAACATTGACCATAAGAGAGAGAACTCCAAAAGGGAGTTTACTTTACTTCAGATTTTAGATTCGTTAAACTTACAAACACATACCGACATACGTAGAAGtttaatcaatattaaaattgataaatattatggattattttatttttttgatcaaaaatattatggattcattataaaatattagagaaaacagagacattgaccaaaagaaaaaaaaagacaagaattTAATAATTCAGTACTtacgaaaaatataaaaacagtGTTTAGAAACgttgaccaaaaaagaaaaaaaaactaaacggGCTTCACGGGTGTTTTTGATTTAAACGGGTTTAAAACCGAACGGGCTTTAACAGGCAAGTTTATAAATGGGCGCAAAATAATGGGTTCTAAACGGGCAGGGTTTTAAACGGGTAGGGCCTAAACGGGCTCGGGTAGCCCGTATTAACATCCCTACCGTCGAGGGTTGATACCGTCTCAAGGAAAATGTGCGTCTCTGGTGCTTAACGTCTGAAGGAACCACGTTGTAGAAGATTGGAAGAACAACGAGTTGCTTCTTCTTGTGAAGATCCATTATCATTTGGAGCTCGTTCAGGCACCAAGTCGAGGAAACATAGTCTTCGGAGATAACCACAATGGCAAACTTGGAGTTACGTATAGCTTCCTTGATTTGTTCAGAAATAGTGTCACCAATCTCAATTGTTTCGTCATCTTTGAATGTATCATCAACTCTCCCGACAAGTGCGTTGTGCAAATGACTGACGATGCCTCTACGTGTATCTTTTCCTCGGAAGCTGAGGAATACATCGTACTGCTTCTTGTCACGAGGTGAAGCAGCAGATGAGTCCATTTGATGTGTACAGAAGAAGAGGGTC from Raphanus sativus cultivar WK10039 unplaced genomic scaffold, ASM80110v3 Scaffold1111, whole genome shotgun sequence encodes the following:
- the LOC108829440 gene encoding disease resistance protein CHL1-like, whose protein sequence is MSTSSSSFISKFDVFLNFSAEEDTSKAFVTDLYRSLSAKGIPTYYKDDKLEEGVSSSGSDLSKCIRDSKLVVVVVSETYPTSVSCLNELQTILNLHDESQLSVLVIFYGVETLNIRKQTGEYAEPFRKLGEEYSVEKVQSWRRALTKLAGISGLDSRFWTKEAEIVNLITNEISLVISHKPICPSIFKADGPVAMDRHMHALYELLDVNSNKEVRMVGIWGPGGVGKTTLAKFAYEEMSVNFHVHMFVDNSEKNYHQDHQEIQEETQIDIIKSALGQRKGLLVVDSVDNLQQLKDIAEIVGWFGSGSRVIFITQEKNLLDEIGVEHVYELQALRYDEALQLFSRYAFKQQYPPTSFESLALRAVQVASFLPLTLQILGSSLHGKDERTWEEELQKLEGDQEKTIAEVMKKSYAKANEE